One genomic window of Oncorhynchus kisutch isolate 150728-3 linkage group LG24, Okis_V2, whole genome shotgun sequence includes the following:
- the LOC109869190 gene encoding solute carrier family 26 member 9-like, whose amino-acid sequence MQQESPRYVINRPAYSLPDFDGEFDKKKRAFPIGEKVKKCFRCSGSRLKSLLFRHLPILSWLPKYKVKENLLCDVISGVSAGTIQVPQGMAFALLANLPPVNGLYSSFFPLIPYFFMGTAHQMVPGTFAVLSIMVGMVCLSLAPESDFSHFNATLNATLVDEDRMNEVRLGISGTLACLTAVIQMGLGLMQFGFVAIYLSESFIRGFMTAAGLQILISVLKYIFGIKVPPYSGPLATIYTLKDIFYGLPDTNIASLVFALVSSVVLITVKELSAHFRHKLPFPIPMEIIVVVVATAISGPLDLPEKYHMDIVGEIPLGFPAPILPTVIQWDDMLSTAFSLAIVGYVINLAMGRTLAAKHGYDVDPNQEMLALGCSNFLGSFFKIHVICCALSVTLAVDNAGGTSQFASLCVMLVVMVTMLALGAFLKPLPKSVLGALIAINLKNTLLQLSDPYYLWKKSKLDCCVWVVSFLATFFLSLPYGVAIGVSFSVLVVIFQTQFRNGSEMAQIMDTDLYKNPKIYSKVKCVEGVKIVNYCSPLYFANAEIFRQKVIKKTGLDPSKLLLARKKFLKKQQKELEGQNKKTKKKKPCSLGTMKSQTISQIELQNDFDIGDSNPYPPPSPTNYVNFHCSDIELGEQPPDPDQPSSSSVTLDSQPRPFHTLILDLAGVCFIDLMGIKVLIKMNSSYEMLGIKLYLANVQAQVYEELEGGGVFEEGNIAQGHLFLSVHDAILCAQQRSRNTETSEKTEKERKELVLYIQEDEERDLEQELF is encoded by the exons ATGCAACAAGAAAGCCCACGCTATGTGATCAACAGGCCAGCCTACTCCCTCCCAGACTTTGATGGGGAGTTTGACAAGAAGAAACGGGCCTTCCCCATAGGAGAGAAAGTGAAGAAATGCTTCAG GTGCTCTGGGTCTCGACTCAAGTCCCTGCTGTTCAGACACCTGCCTATCCTGAGCTGGCTGCCCAAGTACAAGGTGAAGGAGAACCTGCTGTGTGATGTCATTAGCGGGGTCAGCGCAGGCACCATTCAGGTTCCTCAGG GCATGGCGTTTGCTCTGCTGGCTAACCTGCCTCCTGTCAATGGCCTCTACTCCTCCTTCTTTCCTCTCATCCCCTACTTCTTCATGGGCACTGCTCACCAAATGGTCCCAG GTACTTTTGCTGTGCTCAGTATCATGGTGGGAATGGTGTGTCTGAGTCTGGCCCCTGAGTCTGACTTCAGCCACTTCAATGCCACCCTCAATGCTACACTAGTGGATGAGGACAGGATGAACGAGGTTCGACTGGGCATCTCTGGAACACTGGCCTGTCTCACTGCCGTCATCCAG ATGGGCCTGGGTCTAATGCAGTTTGGCTTCGTGGCCATCTACTTGTCTGAGTCGTTCATCAGGGGCTTCATGACGGCTGCAGGACTGCAGATCCTCATCTCTGTACTGAAGTACATCTTTGGTATTAAAGTACCTCCCTACAGTGGACCACTTGCCACCATATAT ACTCTAAAAGATATTTTTTATGGCCTGCCTGACACCAACATAGCCTCGCTGGTCTTTGCTCTGGTCAGTAGTGTGGTACTCATCACAGTGAAGGAGCTGAGTGCACACTTTCGTCACAAACTGCCTTTCCCCATCCCCATGGAGATCATTGTT GTGGTAGTGGCCACAGCCATATCAGGTCCCCTGGACCTGCCTGAGAAGTATCACATGGACATAGTGGGAGAAATTCCCCTAGG ATTTCCTGCTCCGATCCTCCCAACAGTGATTCAGTGGGATGACATGCTGAGCACAGCCTTCTCCCTGGCTATCGTGGGCTATGTGATCAACCTGGCTATGGGCAGGACACTGGCAGCAAAGCATGGCTACGATGTGGATCCCAACCAG GAGATGCTGGCTCTGGGCTGCAGTAACTTCTTGGGGTCTTTCTTCAAGATCCATGTGATCTGCTGTGctctgtctgtcaccttggcggTAGACAATGCTGGGGGAACATCACAG TTTGCCAGTCTGTGTGTGATGCTGGTGGTCATGGTCACCATGCTGGCCTTGGGGGCTTTCCTCAAACCACTACCAAAG TCTGTGCTGGGAGCCCTGATAGCGATCAACCTGAAGAACACTCTGCTGCAACTCTCTGACCCATATTACCTCTGGAAGAAGAGCAAACTGGACTGT tgtgtgtgggtggtgtccTTTTTAGCCACCTTCTTCCTGAGTTTGCCTTATGGAGTTGCCATTGGAGTCAGCTTCTCCGTCCTCGTGGTTATTTTCCAGACCCAGTT TCGAAATGGTTCAGAGATGGCTCAGATCATGGACACAGATCTCTACAAAAATCCCAAGATTTACAGCAAG GTGAAATGTGTAGAGGGGGTGAAAATAGTGAACTACTGCTCCCCTCTCTATTTTGCCAATGCAGAGATATTCAGACAAAAAGTCATCAAAAAG ACTGGATTGGACCCAAGTAAACTTCTCTTAGCCAGGAAGAAGTTTCTGAAGAAGCAGCAGAAGGAGTTAGAAGGGCAAAACAAGAAGACCAAGAAGAAGAAGCCCTGCTCTTTGGGAACCATGAAGTCTCag ACCATATCACAGATAGAGCTTCAGAATGACTTTGACATTGGTGACAGCAATCCTTACCCGCCACCATCACCAACCAACTATGTCAACTTCCACTGTAGTGACATTGAGCTGGGCGAGCAGCCTCCTGACCCAGACCAACCaagttcctcctctgttaccCTGGACTCTCAACCCAGGCCCTTCCACACCCTCATCCTGGACCTGGCAGGGGTCTGTTTCATAGACCTCATGGGAATCAAAGTACTCATCAAG ATGAACTCAAGCTATGAGATGCTGGGGATCAAGCTTTACTTGGCCAATGTTCAAG caCAGGTGTACGAGGAactggaggggggaggggtgtttGAGGAGGGCAATATCGCCCAAGGTCACCTCTTCCTCTCCGTCCATGACGCCATCCTCTGTGCCCAACAGAGGTCAAGAAACACCGAAACCTCTGAAAAG acagagaaagagaggaaggagctGGTCCTCTATAttcaggaggatgaggagagggatctgGAGCAG GAACTGTTTTGA